CGTACAGGGCGGCGATCTTCTCCTTGGCGGTGCTGGCGTTGACCGATTCGATCTGGCCGATGAGCGTCTGGCGCTCGGCGGCGACGCGGGACACCCAGCTGCCGCTGAGGGCGACGAGCCCCAGGCCCGCGGCGACGACGGCGGATGCGGCGGCCCCGACGCCGGTGCTCTGCTCGGGGGCGTCCTCGTCGGCGTACTCGTCGGCGTCGTCGGCGTCCTCGGCGAGCTCCTCGCCGGATTCGCCCGGCTCTTCGGTCACGTCGGTGGGCTCGGCGGCGGCCGCCTTGTCCTCGGCGGCGTCCTCGGCGGCGTCCGCGTCGGGGGCGGTCGGGGCGAGGGTCTTCGTGGTGTCCATGACGCGCACCGTAGGCGGCGTTTCTGAGAGGTTCCTGAGAGCCCGGCGGGCTTCGGGCCCGGTGGGCCGCAGGTCCGGGGCGGGGCCTGCGGCCGTGGCGGCTACGCCGGGCGGGCGGTGGCCCATTCGTGGGCGAGTACGGCCCAGACCTCGGTGTCCTGGCGGACGCCGCGGTGGAGGTGGTTCTGCCGCAGGACGCCTTCACGGGTCAGGCCGAGCCGCTCGGCGACGGCGATGCTCTTCTTGTTGCCGGAGGCCACGTGCCACTCCACGCGGTGCATGCCGCGCTGCTGGAAGGCCCAGTCGATCAGGACCCGGCAGGCCTTGGTGATCAGGCCCCGGCCGGCCGCGGTGGGCTCCAGCCAGCAGCCGACCTCGCAGTTGCCGCGGGCGGCGTCGAAGTTCGGGAAGAGGACCCCGCCGACCAGCGTGCCGTCGACCCGGATGCCGTAGAGGCGGGCGCCGTCCTTGGCGGCCTTCTCCGCGTTCGAGCCGAGCAGGAGCCGCGCCGACTCGAGGTCGGTGGCGCGGTCGGGGAAGCCCACGAACTGGCCGATGAACTCACGGCCGCGGTCCATGTGCGCGAGGAACTCCTCGGCGTGCCACACCTCCAGCGGGAACAGCTGGGCGTCCTCGGCCAGGTCTATCGCGAACATGCGTGCTTCCTTACGGCTCGTAACCGGTCAGCGGGGCAGGCGGGCCGGCTCCGCGTGGTCCGCGTCCGGCCGCTGCGACGGAAGTGTCGCACGGGGAGCACTGCGTTCCGGTGGCTCGATGCTGATCCGGGGCAGCCGCCGGTCCAGCCAGGCGGGGATCCACCAGTTGGCGCCGCCGAGCATGTGCATGAGGGCGGGGACGAGCAGGGTGCGCAGGACGAAGGCGTCGAGCGCGACGGCGGCGGCGAGCGCGATGCCGAACATCGCGATGAGCCGGTCGCCGCTGAGCACGAAGGCCAGGAAGACGGAGATCATGATGACGGCCGCCGAGTTGATCACCCGGCTGGTCTCGGCGAGGCCCACCCGGACGGCCCGCCTGTTGTCACCGGTCTCCAGCCACTCCTCGTACATCCGGCTGACCAGGAAGACCTGGTAGTCCATGGACAGTCCGAAGAGCACCGACACCATGATCACCGGCAGGAAGGGCTCGATCGGTCCGGCGCTGCCCAGGCCCAGCAGCTCGCTCCCCCAGCCCCACTGGAAGATCACGACGACGACGCCGAAGGAGGAGGCGACGGCGGCGACGTTCATGGCGGCGGCCTTGAGCGGGATGCCTATGGACCGGAAGGCCAGCAGCAGGAGGACGCAGCCGAGGGCGATGACCACCCCGACGAAGAGCGGGAGCTTCCCGACGATCACCTCGGCGAAGTCGTCGTAGCCGGCCGTCACCCCGCCGACGTGGACGTCCATCGAGCTGCCGTGGCCGGCGCGCGGGATGACGTCCCGGCGCAGGGTGTCGACCAGCTCGCTCGTGGCCCGGGACTGCGGGGCGAAGTCCGGTACGACCGTCAGGACGGCGGTGTCCCCGCTGCGGTTGAAGACGGCCGGGCCGGCGGAGGTGACGCCCTCGGTGGTGCGCAGTGCCTCGGTCAGCCGGTCGACGGCGACGCGGTCCGCGGCTCCGTCGAGGCGGGCGACGACGGTCAGCGGGCCGTTCGCGCCCGGCCCGAATCCGTCGGCCAGCAGGTCGTAGGCCTTGCGGGTGGTGGAGGTGGCCGGGTTGTTGCCCTGGTCGGAGGTGCCGAGGTGGAGGGAGAGGGTCGGCAGCGCCAGCACCACCATGACCAGGGCGGCGACCAGGCCGAGCAGTTTGGGGCGGCGCTCCACGAAGGCCGACCAGCGGGCGGCGAACCCGGTGGGCGGCTGGGGCCGGGGGCCCTCGGCGGCGAGCTTGCGCCGTTCGCGGCGCGAGAGGGCCCGCATGCCGATGTAGGAGAGGAGGGCGGGCAGCAGGGTGACGGAGGCGGCCACGGTCAGGACCACGGTGAGGGAGGCGGCTATCGCGACCCCGTTGAGGAAGTTCAGCCGCAGCACGAGCATGCCGAGCAGCGCGATGCAGACGGTGGCCCCGGCGAAGACGACGGCCCGGCCGGTGGTGGCGACGGCGCTCGCGGCGGCCTCTTCGACCGTCAGCCCGCGCGCCAGGCCCTTGCGGTGGCGGGTGACGATGAACAGGGCGTAGTCGATGCCGACGCCGAGGCCCACGAGGGTGCCCAGCATCGGGGCGAAGTCGGCGACGGGCATGGCGTGCCCGAGGAGGGTGATGCCGAAATAGGCGCTGCCGACGCTGACGAGGGCGGTCGCGATGGGCAGCAGGCTCGCGGCGAGCGAACCGAAGGCGAGGAAGAGGACCACGGCGGCGATGGCGACGCCGATGACCTCGGCGAGGTGGGCGCCGGGTGCCTCGGTCAG
The Streptomyces sp. NBC_00091 genome window above contains:
- a CDS encoding GNAT family N-acetyltransferase, with amino-acid sequence MFAIDLAEDAQLFPLEVWHAEEFLAHMDRGREFIGQFVGFPDRATDLESARLLLGSNAEKAAKDGARLYGIRVDGTLVGGVLFPNFDAARGNCEVGCWLEPTAAGRGLITKACRVLIDWAFQQRGMHRVEWHVASGNKKSIAVAERLGLTREGVLRQNHLHRGVRQDTEVWAVLAHEWATARPA
- a CDS encoding MMPL family transporter; translation: MAAIARWCLRHRLVTVLIWLLALGGTAAAAGAAGSAFSNDYEVPGTESAKAHALLREGFHGQGGDTDTIVWRAPDHRTARTPDIEQRMTRALDAVAALPGVTSVASPYGPAPASAAQISPDGRTAYAVVTFDRQADSVPKAQAKAVVDAAKNPATEADGLQVELGGRAIGLTEAPGAHLAEVIGVAIAAVVLFLAFGSLAASLLPIATALVSVGSAYFGITLLGHAMPVADFAPMLGTLVGLGVGIDYALFIVTRHRKGLARGLTVEEAAASAVATTGRAVVFAGATVCIALLGMLVLRLNFLNGVAIAASLTVVLTVAASVTLLPALLSYIGMRALSRRERRKLAAEGPRPQPPTGFAARWSAFVERRPKLLGLVAALVMVVLALPTLSLHLGTSDQGNNPATSTTRKAYDLLADGFGPGANGPLTVVARLDGAADRVAVDRLTEALRTTEGVTSAGPAVFNRSGDTAVLTVVPDFAPQSRATSELVDTLRRDVIPRAGHGSSMDVHVGGVTAGYDDFAEVIVGKLPLFVGVVIALGCVLLLLAFRSIGIPLKAAAMNVAAVASSFGVVVVIFQWGWGSELLGLGSAGPIEPFLPVIMVSVLFGLSMDYQVFLVSRMYEEWLETGDNRRAVRVGLAETSRVINSAAVIMISVFLAFVLSGDRLIAMFGIALAAAVALDAFVLRTLLVPALMHMLGGANWWIPAWLDRRLPRISIEPPERSAPRATLPSQRPDADHAEPARLPR